The Ahaetulla prasina isolate Xishuangbanna chromosome 3, ASM2864084v1, whole genome shotgun sequence genome window below encodes:
- the LOC131193937 gene encoding toxin 3FTx-Lei1-like, translating to MKTLLLALAVVAFVCPDSVNPLTCPQCDASSAAKCLLPMECPAGENICYFLWKYEGTLITDWVRGCASECPIPKAGETVECCKKNECIVKCSEAE from the exons ATGAAAACTCTGCTGCTGGCCTTGGCGGTGGTGGCCTTCGTGTGCCCGGACTCAG TTAACCCCCTGACTTGTCCCCAGTGCGATGCAAGTAGTGCCGCGAAGTGTTTGTTGCCTATGGAATGTCCAGCTGGGGAGAACATCTGCTATTTTTTGTGGAAATATGAAGGCACATTAA TAACGGATTGGGTCAGGGGATGTGCTTCAGAGTGCCCTATCCCGAAAGCTGGTGAGACTGTGGAGTGTTGCAAGAAAAATGAGTGCATCGTTAAATGCTCTGAAGCTGAATGA